Proteins encoded in a region of the Isosphaeraceae bacterium EP7 genome:
- a CDS encoding hybrid sensor histidine kinase/response regulator: protein MAEGLSDSLMRQLIEGFEVEARERLQALNEHLLALEQGPDSPEAPALLKAIFREAHTLKGTAAGLGLHDVESIGHRLETLFGRFQSGELAPRIEVFDRIYQSLDDIGMLVREAALSEPRPAGFDLAGINADLDAIAEGRVPSKSAAASPPASSASEPELATMLRAEDDEPEATPRSTDLEASTGVWPAPDQADTGPIAEPTPGPTSADTDETTEEDAPSHGLTSDDQALMRRLLDSFDVEARERLRAMDDHLLAIERGGDDASGLDAGARLDAMRREAHTLKGTARGLGLDAIEGLAHGLEGALGRLPAAIRPEAPADVRAACFQALYEGVDALGALTREAVEGVPASAVDLRKVASRLDEAGHAPATQPAPTPTPTPTAPAISISTAPVAPAGVEGAPAAEPPHEPAFDRLAVAAAASPSSEPTAEVPAPTSAPAPAPSKPAEAAKAVEETVRVAVSKLDALMAQVGELQVTRIAAEQRLAEISALAEELEGWEGLWRKAKPELRRAQGILKKQPASEGRTLGAVSELLGANHERLAAATVEVGELRRRVLADGRHMTQALADLQDEVRRVRMRPISTVFEVFPRMVRDIARSLGKEVSLEITGGENELDRSVIEQVHGPLVHLIRNCVDHGLETPEKREAAGKPRRGTIRLGAAQRGASILVEIVDDGAGIDVNRVRAAAVRHGVIAPESAQSMSDHDALWLIFRSGMSTKTEVTDLSGRGVGLDVVRENVEKLGGLIDVETKMGQGTRFSVSLPLTVATTLCLLAESAGKVFAVPVHNVIRLVRLLPEHVGTAGGREVVRVDGRPLPVVRMSDALGIPDVPRPDGPRLAIILGSAEVRIAFEVDAVQGAQEVVIKGLPRPLSRVNRVAGATILGDGQVVVILNASDLIRHASGAGGRPGAGVRAVGKAKEPAAKARRRVMVADDSFTTRSMIETILDSAGFEVKVAADGEEAWTLLQEFPCDLLVTDVEMPRLDGFGLTERVRGNATFKDLPVVLVTSLGAGEDRERGMRAGADAYIIKGSFDQESLLSTIRRLI from the coding sequence ATGGCCGAGGGCCTGTCCGACAGCCTGATGCGGCAGCTGATCGAGGGCTTCGAGGTCGAGGCCCGCGAGCGGCTCCAGGCGCTCAATGAGCATCTGCTCGCGCTGGAGCAGGGGCCCGACTCGCCCGAGGCACCCGCCTTGCTGAAGGCCATCTTCCGCGAGGCGCACACCCTGAAGGGGACCGCCGCGGGACTGGGCCTGCACGACGTCGAGTCGATCGGCCACCGGCTGGAGACCCTCTTCGGCCGGTTCCAGTCGGGCGAGCTCGCCCCTCGGATCGAGGTCTTCGACCGGATCTATCAGAGCCTCGACGACATCGGCATGCTCGTGCGCGAGGCCGCGCTGTCGGAGCCCAGGCCCGCCGGCTTCGACCTGGCCGGGATCAACGCCGACCTCGACGCCATCGCCGAGGGCCGTGTCCCCTCGAAGTCGGCGGCCGCCAGTCCACCTGCGTCCTCGGCGAGCGAGCCCGAGCTGGCGACGATGCTCCGGGCCGAGGACGACGAACCGGAGGCGACGCCCCGCTCGACCGATCTCGAGGCCTCGACGGGCGTCTGGCCAGCCCCCGATCAAGCAGACACCGGGCCCATCGCCGAGCCTACGCCCGGGCCGACATCGGCGGACACGGACGAGACGACCGAGGAGGATGCCCCTTCGCACGGGCTGACGAGCGACGACCAGGCGTTGATGCGCAGGCTCCTGGACAGCTTCGACGTGGAGGCCCGCGAGCGGCTCCGCGCCATGGACGACCACCTGCTGGCGATCGAGCGGGGGGGCGACGATGCCTCGGGGCTCGACGCGGGGGCCCGGCTCGACGCCATGCGGCGCGAGGCGCACACGCTGAAGGGGACCGCCCGCGGCCTGGGGCTCGACGCGATCGAGGGGCTGGCCCACGGCCTCGAGGGGGCGCTCGGCCGGCTGCCCGCCGCGATCCGCCCCGAGGCTCCGGCCGACGTCCGCGCCGCCTGCTTCCAGGCGCTCTACGAGGGGGTCGACGCACTGGGCGCCCTGACCCGCGAGGCCGTCGAGGGGGTGCCCGCCTCGGCCGTCGACCTCCGGAAAGTCGCCTCGCGACTCGACGAGGCCGGGCACGCGCCCGCCACCCAGCCCGCGCCAACCCCGACCCCGACGCCCACGGCCCCCGCGATCTCGATCTCGACGGCCCCGGTGGCCCCCGCCGGCGTCGAGGGAGCGCCGGCGGCCGAGCCGCCGCACGAGCCGGCCTTCGACCGCCTGGCGGTGGCCGCCGCCGCGTCGCCCTCGTCGGAGCCGACCGCGGAGGTACCGGCCCCGACGTCGGCCCCGGCTCCCGCGCCCTCGAAGCCGGCCGAGGCCGCCAAGGCGGTCGAGGAGACGGTGCGGGTGGCGGTCTCGAAGCTCGACGCGCTGATGGCCCAGGTGGGCGAGCTTCAAGTCACACGGATCGCGGCCGAGCAGCGCCTTGCCGAGATCTCGGCGCTTGCCGAGGAGCTCGAAGGCTGGGAGGGGCTCTGGCGCAAGGCCAAGCCCGAGCTGCGGCGGGCCCAGGGGATCTTGAAGAAGCAGCCCGCCTCGGAGGGCCGGACCCTGGGAGCAGTCTCCGAGCTGCTGGGGGCCAACCACGAGCGGCTGGCGGCGGCGACCGTCGAGGTGGGCGAGCTGCGCCGGCGAGTACTGGCCGACGGCCGGCACATGACGCAGGCCCTGGCCGACCTCCAGGACGAGGTCCGGCGAGTGCGGATGCGGCCGATCTCAACCGTCTTCGAGGTCTTCCCCAGGATGGTCCGCGACATCGCGCGGTCGCTGGGAAAGGAGGTCTCCCTGGAGATCACGGGGGGGGAGAACGAGCTCGACCGATCGGTGATCGAGCAGGTGCACGGGCCGCTCGTCCACCTGATCCGCAACTGCGTCGACCACGGCTTGGAGACGCCCGAGAAGCGGGAGGCGGCGGGCAAGCCCCGGCGCGGGACGATCCGCCTGGGGGCGGCCCAGCGCGGGGCGAGCATCCTGGTCGAGATCGTCGACGACGGAGCAGGCATCGACGTGAACCGGGTGCGGGCCGCCGCGGTGCGGCACGGGGTCATCGCGCCGGAGAGCGCCCAGTCGATGAGCGACCACGACGCGCTCTGGCTGATCTTCCGGTCGGGCATGTCGACGAAGACCGAGGTCACCGACCTGTCGGGCCGGGGCGTGGGCCTGGACGTGGTGCGCGAGAACGTCGAGAAGCTCGGCGGCCTGATCGACGTCGAGACGAAGATGGGGCAGGGGACCCGGTTCTCGGTGAGCCTGCCGCTGACGGTGGCGACGACGCTCTGCCTGCTGGCGGAGTCGGCCGGCAAGGTCTTCGCGGTGCCGGTCCACAACGTGATCCGGCTGGTGCGCCTGCTGCCCGAGCACGTGGGCACGGCCGGCGGCCGCGAGGTGGTCCGGGTCGACGGCCGCCCCCTGCCGGTGGTCCGGATGTCCGACGCGCTGGGGATCCCCGACGTGCCCCGGCCCGACGGCCCGAGGCTGGCGATCATCCTGGGCTCGGCCGAGGTGCGCATTGCCTTCGAGGTCGACGCGGTGCAGGGGGCCCAGGAGGTGGTCATCAAGGGCCTGCCCAGGCCGTTGTCGCGGGTGAACCGGGTGGCCGGCGCGACGATCCTGGGCGACGGCCAGGTGGTGGTGATCCTGAATGCGTCGGACCTGATCCGCCACGCCTCGGGGGCCGGCGGCCGGCCGGGCGCCGGCGTCCGCGCCGTGGGCAAGGCCAAGGAGCCCGCGGCGAAGGCCAGGAGGCGCGTGATGGTGGCCGACGACTCGTTCACGACCCGGTCGATGATCGAGACGATCCTGGACTCGGCCGGGTTCGAGGTGAAGGTGGCGGCCGACGGCGAGGAGGCCTGGACCTTGCTCCAGGAGTTCCCCTGCGACCTGCTGGTCACCGACGTGGAGATGCCCCGGCTGGACGGCTTCGGCCTGACGGAGCGGGTGCGAGGCAATGCCACGTTCAAGGACCTGCCGGTGGTCCTGGTGACCTCGCTGGGCGCGGGCGAGGACCGCGAGCGCGGGATGCGCGCCGGGGCCGACGCGTACATCATCAAGGGGTCGTTCGACCAGGAGAGTCTGCTATCCACGATCCGTCGATTGATCTAA
- the cheB gene encoding chemotaxis-specific protein-glutamate methyltransferase CheB, translating to MIRVLIVDDSATARTLIEAVLQTDPQIRVVGTAGDGAEAIRQAQLLKPDLITMDVNMPVMDGLEATRRILEVCPTPIVVVSAGVDSPEMKISFNALKVGALDVVSKPVGLTHKDFEAIRDRLVMSVKLMSEIKVLRRRASSPDMASIPLPYLTSTRSVEPDPATPTPAVVAIGSSTGGPGVLNTLFRTLPADFPLPIVVVQHITAGFTQGLVDWLRAESRLPVCMIAPGTRLRPGVIHMAPDDQHVEFASRSSFYLSQGERVSFVRPSATVLFESVARHFGAESAGVLLTGMGDDGALGLKAMHDAGALTIAQDEASCVVYGMPRVAFEMGAARRVLNPPAIVRALVEMARGGALIR from the coding sequence ATGATCCGTGTCCTGATCGTCGACGACTCGGCCACCGCCCGGACGCTGATCGAGGCGGTGCTCCAGACCGACCCCCAGATCCGCGTGGTCGGCACCGCCGGCGACGGCGCGGAGGCGATCCGCCAGGCGCAGCTGCTCAAGCCCGACCTGATCACGATGGACGTCAACATGCCCGTGATGGACGGGCTGGAGGCCACCAGGCGCATCCTGGAGGTCTGCCCGACGCCGATCGTGGTCGTCAGCGCGGGGGTCGACTCCCCCGAGATGAAGATCTCGTTCAACGCCCTGAAGGTGGGCGCCCTGGACGTCGTCTCCAAGCCGGTGGGGCTGACGCATAAGGACTTCGAGGCGATCCGCGACCGGCTGGTGATGTCGGTCAAGCTGATGTCCGAGATCAAGGTGCTGCGCCGCCGGGCCAGCTCGCCCGACATGGCGTCGATCCCGCTGCCCTACCTCACCTCGACCCGCTCGGTGGAGCCCGACCCGGCGACGCCGACGCCCGCCGTGGTGGCCATCGGCTCGTCGACCGGGGGCCCTGGCGTGCTGAACACCCTGTTCCGCACCCTGCCGGCCGACTTCCCGCTGCCCATCGTGGTGGTCCAGCATATCACCGCCGGGTTCACCCAGGGCTTGGTCGACTGGCTGCGGGCGGAGAGCCGGCTGCCGGTCTGCATGATCGCGCCAGGGACCCGGCTGCGCCCCGGCGTGATCCACATGGCGCCCGACGACCAGCACGTCGAGTTCGCCAGCCGCAGCTCGTTCTACCTGAGCCAGGGGGAGCGGGTGAGCTTCGTCAGGCCGTCGGCCACGGTGCTCTTCGAGTCGGTGGCCCGGCACTTCGGCGCCGAGTCGGCAGGGGTTTTGCTGACGGGAATGGGCGACGACGGTGCCCTCGGCCTGAAGGCGATGCACGACGCAGGCGCGTTGACGATCGCGCAGGACGAGGCCTCGTGCGTCGTCTACGGCATGCCGCGCGTGGCCTTCGAGATGGGCGCCGCGAGACGCGTGCTCAACCCGCCGGCGATCGTCCGGGCGCTGGTGGAGATGGCCCGAGGCGGAGCCTTGATCCGATGA